The following is a genomic window from Prunus persica cultivar Lovell chromosome G7, Prunus_persica_NCBIv2, whole genome shotgun sequence.
TGCCATAAGCAAACATCATTGAAAGGAACTCTGTGGGGCACGCATAATTTTCGTTAACTGtgacaataaaattttgaaactaGACAGGTCTTTGCAACAAATTTTGTTGGTGCCTGCTCTGACCCAAATGTCTATTGTGAGTATGATATCGGTGGGTGCATGAGAGAGAGGTGCACCCacaaacatacaaacaaaCAGGAAAACTAGCAAAAGCAATTGCTACTGGTGTCAGCATtgcaaaatacacaaaaatggTGACAGAAATAGAGAGCAAACTATAATATCACAAAATGAGAATAGATGCAGCGACCTGTTGGAAGGAAAATATCAGTTTGATGATATTTGACACCCAACTAATGACAACTGCATCCCTACGGCATGTTGCATACAgaatatgatacaaattgGAAAACAACATGGGAGACAAGTCTGAAATCTTGCAACTTAATTGAAACAGTGAAGCAGGTGACTGCACCCTGATTTTTTTGTAACATGTGCAAGTGGGGAGGATATTCTAGTGAACAAGACAGAACAAGGATaccaaaagaacaaataaatacaAGCAAAAGTTGAGATACGTGCatactttggaaaaaaaaaactatatactGTAATTGCATTCAATGACTTGGATTTGCATACAGGCTATTAGTAATTGCATACagaaatatgcaattgcatgaacaTTACAGCCATCAATGTCAGATACCCACTTCACCTCACGCCACTTTCAGAATCACAAACCCACCACAATCAAATCATACACAATCAGAGGCCTCATGGGTATTCATATATACAATCAGATCAAGAGGCACTATAACAACCCAGCAGAAATGCACAGtgggaaaagaaatacaaaatttgaataattaatttctggaattgttcaatgaaaaaactgaaacaacaattcaaaatcactagaagaataaattaaatagaaccATCAATTACCCATAACGAAAATCAACACACGAACTTACCGAGATGGAGGAAGCAGctggagaagacgaagtgggtttctgggttttggttGAAATATGCTCCTCAGatggagaagacgaagtgggGGGAGCTTCTTCAGGCTGTACGAAGCTGTGCAGCTGTGACTTCACCGAAATAGAGCTGTGGCTGTGCAAAGCTATGGAGGAGGAGATAGACGAAATCGATCTGTGTGCAGCCTAGGTTTTGAACGCGCGGGagcttttttttccttattttcacTGGTTAACCAAAAGAACCAGTTTcacttgtttttaaaaaaagcccaCGTGACTAGCATGTGATGGGCTGTACAGGTACAGCCGGCGCACCACAGCCAAACTCCAAGAAGTAATGCCATTACAgacacttttttgttttttcgtttttgtagCTCAAACGGATAAAGCAGTCAGTTTTAGCCCAATAGCCCAGGcccttttgttttatgaataaGTTATTTTTGGGCCGGAAAAAGATAGCATTGTAATTAGCAGGAAGCCTGAAGCCCGATAAgctaaaaccctagccccacCAAAACCCCTCTTTCTCTTCGGTTTGCTTTGTTTCTCATTGCTTCATCAGTCTCTGTTTCTGGAAAACCTGAAGATTAGAAAATGGTCCGAAGCATCAAGAACCCTAAGAAAGCCAAGAGAAAGAACAAGGTCAGCTCCAATCCACTTCCATCGCCTTTAATTGTTTAATTACTTCAGTCAATTGGGGTTTATCTTTCACCAATTCAATCGAATTGAATTCTTGTTTAGGGCTCAAAGAAAGGAGATGGGTCTTCTTCCTCTGCAATACCATCGATGCCTGCGAAGGTATGGCAACCAGGAGTGGACAAGTTGGAGGAAGGCGAAGAGCTCCAGTGTGACCCATCAGCTTACAATTCTCTCCATGCCTTCCATATTGGTTGGCCTTGTTTAAGGTTGctctgaattttatttattcttctttttggttgcCCAGAAATTGCAGGAAAGGCATAAAGTTTAAACTTTGAATTCTGGGTTTGAAGTGTTGGAGCTTGGTTAGCTGAACTTAGTATAACTAAGTTGAACTAAGCATACGGCTATTgcattttattgttattttggcTGTTAATGTTTAGCTTTTTTAACGTCGGAAACTCTTATGGCTTACGCAGAGTATTGAATTATGTTTTAGAGGTTTCCAATTCACTGCTAAAAGTGAATTACTTTTGACAGCTTTGATATTGTACGAGATACATTGGGGTTGGTTCGGACAGAGTTCCCCCATACAGTGTATTTCGTTGCCGGGACTCAGGTGAgctttatcttttaaatttctGAATGATTTATCTCTCGCTTTTCTTTCACCCATACGATAGTGATGGTGAATACTCAAACTTCTTGTTGCGCAGGCAGAGAAAGCTGCTTGGAACTCTCTTGGAATATTTAAAGTATCCAACATTTCTGGGAAAAAGCGCGAACCAGTGCCTGCCAAACCTGCAGATGAAGACTCTAATATGGATAGTGAGGATAGTGATAGTGACGAAGATAGCGATGATGAGGAGGCTGGTGGATCTGGCGCACCGGTTTTGCAGGCAATATTTTGTTACATCCCAGACATGATTCATCTCACCTTCATCTTGCTTAGTTTTGATCTCATCTATGTGCATATCCATGTTTCTTGTTCTCATGTACAGTTGCGCAAGGTAGCTCATGAAGGATGTGTTAATCGTATACGCGCCATGACACAAAATCCCCATATATGTGCATCGTGGGCAGATACTGGTCATGTGCAGGTCAGGCTTTATATCCTTATATCCTGGATGAGTTCTTCATCAGTtacaatttatataaatatgtacatattttGAGCATAAAGAATAGATTATGACTACAAGTTCCTTATATGGTTTAATAGAATAAACTCACAACTACATTAAATACAAGTTCCTCATATTAAACTGACACTTGAATGACCATTTACATTTTACTTTAAACATGGATTAATCCTGCTACTCTTGCAGGTTTGGGACTTCAGTTCTCATTTAAATGCTTTAGCAGAATCAGAGGCAGACGTTAGCCAGGGAGCTTCTTCAGTTTTTAACCAGGCTCCATTGGTTAAGTTTGGGCATAAAGATGAAGGGTTTGCTCTAGACTGGAGTCCACTTGTACCTGGAAGGCTTCTATCTGGTACTATTGTTAACTTAGTTtaatatcttctttttctctatcaAGGGTATTTAATAACATATAGTTTTTTTCATTGAAactaatgatttttttatgttcttgATTTTAAAAGGGGATTGCAAGAATTATATACATTTGTGGGAACCTACATCGGGTTCCACATGGAATGTTGATACTACTCCGTATATTGGACATACTTCAAGTGTGGAGGATCTGCAAGTATGTAGTTAAGATGGGAAGCTAAAGTTCGATCTGTTGTTATAAAGCATATAGTCAACCTTACAATCTAGTTAGAGTAGTTTTCCTTAATATTTTCTGATCCATTAGCGATACTTTTTTACCTTTTATCTTTGCAGTGGAGTCCTACCGAACCTGATGTATTTGCCTCTTGTTCTGTGGATGGGAACATAGCAATATGGGATATCCGTCTGGGAAAGTCACCAGCAACTTCTTTTAAGGCGCATGATGCAGATGTGAATGTTATTTCTTGGAATAGGTGCTTAAATCTTGAACGttagttgtttttgtttgttgtgatACATTTTGTGCTTCATATGATATGATGACCTTGgcaccatttttcttttcttaggcTGGCTAGTTGTATGCTGGCATCTGGAAGTGATGATGGTACTTTTTCCATTCGTGATCTTAGATTGCTTAAGGTATGCCTCGTTGAAACTTCTGTATCCGTACATTTTCTCTTGTAATTCATTTACCATGAGTATTAAATTGGGTTCAATTATGCTTTTTTTAAGATCATTGATAATCAACAACTAAAATTATTTATCCTCTTTCCTCTATTTGCACGTAGGAAGGAGATTCTGTAGTGGCACATTTTGAATACCATAAACACCCCATCACATCCATTGAGTGGAGTCCACATGAAGCCTCCACTTTGGCAGTGTCATCTTCTGACAATCAGCTAACGTAAGTAATATTTAAAGACCAGATTAGAGTGATAATCCTACATTAAAACCTAATACTTTCGTGCTTTCTATGTCTGATCTCAAAATATTTTGTCACTTGGCTTTCGCTACCAGAATATGGGATCTATCTTTGGAAAATGACGAGGAAGAGGAGGCAGAATTCAAAGCTAAAACAAAGGAGCAAGTGAATGCTCCAAAAGATTTACCTCCACAACTTCTTTTTGTCCATCAGGTAAACAGTTTTGACCGATTGTTCTATTCGAAAAACCCTCACTGTCACTTGTTCAGTCATTTAACTCATGGTTATTTATGGTAACAGGGACAAAAAGACCTCAAAGAACTTCATTGGCATGCTCAGATTCCTGGCATGCTCGTTTCAACTGCAGCAGATGGTTATAATATTCTGATGCCTTCAAACATACAGACTACCCTTCCCTCTGAACTCTGATGGTGCTTCAAAGTTGAAGTTTGTCAGTTTGCTTCATGCACCGCCAAGTAGATATATTTCAGATCATGTTCCAATAGTATGATGAGCGCTTATGTACTGAAGCAATTACATATTTGAAGTGACAgttgttttgatttgttttttttccttcccctTTTTTGGGAGTTTCGTTGGTGTATGGAACCTCTACAAATTTTGCCTAATGCCTGGAATTTCTTGATGATATCCTTTTTGATATATTTGTCCAATGAGTTGATTATCTATAAGGGCAATATGCTTATGCATCTATTTGTTTACTGGGATTTTGTACGTATTTAATTCACAGTAGCACAGAGGTGCAAGAAGAATTAACCGTGGTAAAACAATATAAACCCCCATTAATTTACTAATTTGCAGGTTACTACACATCAACAGTGCGCCTGTTGAGGAATAACAATGTTAATATTCAGATGAAAAAATGtcagaaaatggagaaataaAGAACAGATGAAATCAAGTTTGAAGAGAGTGGATATCAATGGAGAAATAGACATAATTCCtaacaaaatttatatatatatatttggggGGAATAATGAACATGAACATGAATCTATGATGGCTGTTGAGTTCTCAAGattttctaaaaagaaaaacatgactcacaaaattcaaaattacaaGGGCTGTAAAAATAAGACTTGTATAGCTTTTGTCGTTATAAGCTGCCTCGTATGTGGCCCAACCCCCTCCATATGATTCTCTTTGACAACATTTTTCAGGTACAAAGCAGCAATTCTTCATTCCAATGACGAGGAACTGAAACTGGCCAACCCATAACATCTACATAGCATATTTTTCATCACCAAACTAGTTCTGTCAATTTTCTCTATGAATTGACAGGCTTTCCATTCAATTTAGGGAAAGGATCTTGCTTGCTTAAAACTACAACTTTGCTCTTGTGTGCAAAGTACCCCTTCACAAGATTTTTGTATATTAATATGGCCACTATGCACTCCACCTCATCGAGATCCATGGATATCTCAAGCCATTTCAATGCTTTGACAATTACTTCTAATTTCAGCTGATGAGCTTTGATCGGGTCCTTCTGCTTTTGGATAATGTAACTGCACAATGAGCATGTGGTAGTCATGAACTGAATCTTCGGAGTAATTCTACTATCAAACTTTAAAAAGTGGCACGGGAActtacattttctttattaatcTCTGGTAGACTTGGAGTTCTAGCTTCTCTAGGACAAGATATACACCTGATCTCAAGAACCTGTTTTATTTTAACGGACTCAGTTTCCATCTTCCAGAAAATGATTTTTATCTATCTCAAGATTTTCAGAAAGAAAGCCAAGCATACCGATCTTCGTGTTCTTCAAGAGCATGCCGAAGAAGTCGGAGATCACCTCTTTTTAGAGCTTGTACAACATTCTTATACTGTGAAGGCAAGAAGTTGTAAACTAGGATTTAGTCACAGCTTTGAAAGGGGGGAAATGGGCGTGGGGGCAGGCTAAGGTTTACACTCTTCTTCATTGAGAACACTGGTAAATAGATTTATGAAGCATACAAGTAACATAAACTCATTTCGAATCATCAACCCCATTGAATAATTTCTCTTGTAGGTAAAGGAAataacaaacaaatcaaaacaaacaaatcaaagggaatgacaaacctcaacCAGGTTATACTTTTCCAGAAGCCAATCATTTGGTAAGATGCCGATTGAAAGCTTCACGGGTATCAAATATTTCAATATCATCCTATGCAAAtacaaacaatttaaaaatgagtagaaaataaaaggatggtacaaaatttaataaatctCATGTTAGACTTCTTCTCACAAGATGTTTTATGACGAGTAAGAATATAAACCTAAACGGCAGAAAATTAGAAGGATATTGATGTATGCACCATTTCTGTAAGAGATGTTGAATTTTAGATTCAGGTAACACCAACAGAATAGAAGTAAAATGATCATCCATCTGTCTTATCATGATAGATACTAGAAGATCAGTTTGGTCaattatcaaaatcaaattctaGTATCAACAtcatacaaataaaaagatgatTCAAGCCAAAGAATATATAGGCACAACAACAATCATTTTGTCTACAAAGATACCTCATAAAGTCTATCATACAGATGCAACAAATATGCAACAAGCACACCTGAACCGAACCTTATATTTGCTTCACTCTGTGGATTGCAATGCCTCAAGGCATACGACAATTTATGATCGGCCTGCGAGGTGACAAAAGTCGATTTAGTCAATAGCACG
Proteins encoded in this region:
- the LOC18769130 gene encoding glutamate-rich WD repeat-containing protein 1, which gives rise to MVRSIKNPKKAKRKNKGSKKGDGSSSSAIPSMPAKVWQPGVDKLEEGEELQCDPSAYNSLHAFHIGWPCLSFDIVRDTLGLVRTEFPHTVYFVAGTQAEKAAWNSLGIFKVSNISGKKREPVPAKPADEDSNMDSEDSDSDEDSDDEEAGGSGAPVLQLRKVAHEGCVNRIRAMTQNPHICASWADTGHVQVWDFSSHLNALAESEADVSQGASSVFNQAPLVKFGHKDEGFALDWSPLVPGRLLSGDCKNYIHLWEPTSGSTWNVDTTPYIGHTSSVEDLQWSPTEPDVFASCSVDGNIAIWDIRLGKSPATSFKAHDADVNVISWNRLASCMLASGSDDGTFSIRDLRLLKEGDSVVAHFEYHKHPITSIEWSPHEASTLAVSSSDNQLTIWDLSLENDEEEEAEFKAKTKEQVNAPKDLPPQLLFVHQGQKDLKELHWHAQIPGMLVSTAADGYNILMPSNIQTTLPSEL